A single window of Natronocella acetinitrilica DNA harbors:
- a CDS encoding sensor domain-containing diguanylate cyclase: MRWVDEAVEQLRKALWALPVIAGLLVAALISGLVWGVEQTAREQRQQEADSLLLEQLATLRAQLESELNTTIFLTYGLSAYVAANPSFSTDEVNRLVDDLLRRSRHVSHVAFAPGNVISHVHPMAGNEAAIGLDFMRVPQQRTAVELAMGSHQLVVTGPVDLVQGGRALATRDPVYSRDGEQPVYWGLVTTIIRLESLAEAAGLGQDNRILDVAVRDETTGQIILGESSLFNSDTQRLTIRLPGAAWEMAGTPVGGATAMENSPWAVLGYAFALVAGGMSWRLLGQGLALRVSEQRYRSFIQSLPDGVCITQAGQFRYINPRLAELTGHAPEELEGHAIVEVVHPDDRPMLLEARRQRMSGEAQFTENDVRVRRADGSLFTARLNTSLIEWAGQPAALTTVTDITERQELQRALTESRDRLAALMQALPDVAFVLDRQGQCLDAFGGTQSQLFSDAQGMIGRNLLATMRAELADRCLAIIEQALGRGCMQTLVYSVDGPDHTQQWVEARVVPLGHDAAERVTVLWLAFDITSHKRTELSLRQREAAFQALVENSPDVISRMDRQLRFVYISPAVESYSGITPEEHLGKTALEVGVPADLAEIWEEQFARVFAGEGIQSTEFRFASPDGQILYFESRAIPEYSADGQVQTVLVIDREITDRKRNENQLRLAASVFHNTSEAMLVADADRQVVRCNPSFTRLTGYRLGDIVGRPTAYLRTQSAEGMLGDDCWELVHSRGHWEGEVTAHRQDGDEFAAWLTVNAIRDQDNRISHYLLVLEDISHRKRWEEQLRHEATHDALTGLPNRTLLTDRLTVALAQAKRANQTLALLFLDLDNFKPINDALGHRAGDRVLRIVGERMRQCVRETDTVARLGGDEFVVVLMPPTDDAAVENIARMLLSKLPEPIVMQDQRFEVSASIGIARYPRDGASADVLLNAADAAMYDAKSQGRARYQFYAPLPDTNVGELAGESRIQRTDGPNS; the protein is encoded by the coding sequence ATGAGGTGGGTAGACGAAGCGGTGGAGCAATTGCGCAAGGCATTATGGGCCCTGCCCGTGATCGCCGGGTTGCTGGTGGCGGCGTTGATCAGCGGACTGGTCTGGGGGGTGGAGCAAACCGCGCGCGAGCAGCGGCAGCAGGAGGCGGACTCCCTGCTGCTTGAGCAGTTGGCAACCCTACGGGCGCAACTCGAGAGCGAACTCAATACCACGATCTTCCTGACCTATGGGCTGTCGGCTTACGTGGCCGCCAACCCGTCGTTCAGTACCGACGAGGTCAACCGCCTGGTGGACGATCTGCTGCGGCGCAGCCGCCACGTCAGTCATGTGGCATTCGCGCCGGGCAACGTCATCTCCCATGTGCACCCCATGGCGGGCAATGAGGCCGCCATCGGGCTTGATTTCATGCGTGTGCCACAGCAGCGCACCGCCGTGGAACTGGCCATGGGCAGCCATCAGCTGGTGGTCACCGGCCCGGTGGATCTGGTGCAGGGCGGCCGGGCCCTCGCCACGCGCGACCCGGTTTACTCCCGCGATGGCGAGCAGCCAGTCTACTGGGGTCTGGTCACCACCATTATCCGCCTGGAATCACTGGCCGAGGCGGCCGGGCTTGGCCAGGACAACCGCATTCTGGACGTCGCCGTCAGGGATGAAACCACGGGCCAGATCATTCTGGGGGAATCCAGTCTGTTCAACAGCGACACCCAGCGCCTGACGATTCGGCTACCGGGCGCAGCCTGGGAGATGGCGGGTACACCGGTGGGCGGCGCAACCGCCATGGAAAACAGCCCCTGGGCCGTGCTCGGCTATGCCTTTGCCCTGGTGGCGGGCGGCATGAGCTGGCGCCTGCTGGGCCAGGGGCTGGCCCTGAGGGTCTCCGAACAACGCTATCGGAGCTTCATCCAGAGCCTGCCCGATGGCGTTTGTATCACCCAGGCGGGACAGTTCCGCTACATCAATCCGCGCCTTGCAGAACTGACCGGCCATGCCCCGGAGGAACTGGAAGGGCACGCCATCGTCGAGGTTGTGCATCCCGACGATCGGCCCATGCTCCTTGAGGCCCGGCGCCAACGCATGTCCGGCGAGGCACAGTTCACCGAGAATGACGTCCGCGTGCGTCGCGCTGATGGTAGCCTGTTCACCGCCCGGCTCAACACCAGTCTCATCGAATGGGCCGGGCAACCCGCAGCGCTCACGACAGTCACCGATATCACTGAACGCCAGGAGTTGCAGCGCGCGCTGACCGAGAGCCGGGACCGATTGGCCGCGCTCATGCAGGCGCTGCCGGACGTGGCATTCGTACTCGACCGTCAGGGACAGTGCCTGGACGCGTTCGGCGGCACCCAGAGCCAACTGTTCAGCGATGCCCAGGGCATGATCGGGCGCAATCTCCTTGCCACCATGCGCGCCGAACTGGCAGACCGCTGCCTGGCGATAATCGAGCAGGCCCTGGGTCGAGGTTGCATGCAGACCCTGGTCTATTCGGTGGATGGCCCGGACCACACCCAGCAGTGGGTGGAGGCGCGGGTCGTGCCGCTCGGTCACGACGCCGCGGAGCGGGTCACGGTGCTGTGGCTGGCCTTCGACATCACCAGCCACAAGCGTACCGAACTCAGCCTGCGACAACGCGAAGCAGCCTTTCAGGCCCTGGTGGAGAATTCCCCGGACGTCATCTCGCGCATGGATCGGCAGTTGCGCTTCGTCTATATCAGCCCGGCGGTGGAGAGCTATTCCGGCATCACACCGGAGGAGCATCTAGGCAAGACGGCGCTGGAGGTGGGCGTACCAGCGGACCTGGCCGAGATCTGGGAAGAACAGTTCGCAAGAGTCTTTGCTGGCGAAGGCATCCAGTCAACGGAGTTCCGCTTTGCATCGCCAGATGGCCAGATCCTCTACTTCGAAAGTCGCGCGATCCCGGAGTACAGCGCCGACGGGCAGGTACAGACGGTACTCGTGATCGATCGCGAGATCACCGACCGCAAGCGCAACGAAAACCAGCTCAGACTCGCCGCCAGCGTGTTCCACAACACCTCGGAAGCCATGCTGGTGGCCGACGCCGACAGGCAGGTGGTTCGCTGCAACCCATCGTTTACGCGCCTCACGGGCTATCGCCTGGGCGACATAGTCGGTAGACCCACCGCCTATCTGCGCACCCAGTCGGCGGAGGGTATGCTCGGCGATGACTGCTGGGAACTCGTGCACAGTCGCGGGCACTGGGAAGGGGAAGTGACTGCCCACCGCCAGGATGGCGATGAATTCGCCGCCTGGCTGACCGTGAATGCGATTCGCGATCAGGACAACAGGATCAGTCATTATCTGCTGGTGCTCGAGGACATCTCCCACCGCAAGCGCTGGGAAGAGCAGCTGCGCCACGAAGCCACCCACGACGCTCTGACCGGCCTGCCCAATCGCACGCTGCTCACTGACCGGTTGACCGTGGCGCTGGCCCAGGCGAAGCGCGCCAACCAGACTCTGGCCCTGCTATTCCTTGATCTGGATAACTTCAAACCCATCAACGACGCTCTTGGCCATCGGGCCGGCGATCGCGTATTGCGTATCGTCGGCGAGCGCATGCGGCAATGTGTACGGGAAACCGACACGGTGGCACGACTTGGCGGCGATGAGTTCGTTGTGGTCCTGATGCCACCCACCGACGATGCAGCGGTGGAGAACATCGCACGGATGCTGTTGTCGAAGCTCCCCGAACCCATTGTGATGCAGGACCAGCGTTTCGAAGTCAGCGCGAGCATCGGCATTGCCCGTTATCCCCGCGACGGCGCCAGCGCGGATGTCCTGCTCAATGCCGCGGATGCCGCCATGTACGACGCCAAGTCCCAGGGACGCGCACGCTATCAGTTCTACGCTCCCCTGCCGGACACGAACGTCGGCGAACTGGCTGGCGAAAGCCGCATACAGCGAACGGACGGACCAAATTCATGA
- a CDS encoding ATP-dependent zinc protease family protein, translated as MTRTALFTLCFCLVTPLAAQADKNRDLQILGWLEKVSLEQADLVIEAKLDTGADTSSLHAPELETFERDDEDWVRFTVTNGDGEAYTYEKPISRTVRIRSASGRSERYVVEMDICLGGRRATTEVNLADRGGLSYQMLVGRSFMRDAILVDSGAKYLAAPDCMSDKAGENGD; from the coding sequence ATGACCCGCACAGCACTGTTCACGCTCTGCTTCTGCCTGGTGACGCCCCTCGCGGCACAGGCCGACAAGAATCGTGATTTGCAGATACTCGGCTGGCTGGAGAAGGTCAGCCTGGAACAGGCCGACCTGGTGATCGAGGCCAAGCTCGACACCGGCGCAGACACCTCTTCATTGCACGCACCAGAGCTGGAGACCTTCGAACGTGACGATGAAGACTGGGTTCGCTTTACGGTCACCAATGGCGACGGCGAAGCCTACACCTACGAGAAACCGATCAGCCGTACAGTGCGGATTCGCAGCGCGTCGGGTCGCAGCGAACGCTACGTGGTGGAAATGGATATCTGTCTCGGCGGCCGCCGCGCAACCACCGAGGTGAATCTGGCCGACCGCGGCGGGCTGAGTTACCAGATGCTGGTGGGCCGCAGCTTCATGCGGGACGCGATTCTTGTGGACTCCGGCGCTAAATATCTCGCCGCACCGGACTGCATGTCCGACAAGGCAGGCGAGAACGGCGACTGA
- a CDS encoding zinc-dependent peptidase, whose translation MGQGNMQGLVARLRSWQRQRVLRRAALPEPLWRRTIEALPLLHGLDDTELQRLRELATLFLHHKEIHSVADLAVDEAMRVTLAAQAALPILNLGIDWYRGWTTIVLYPGDFIARHRYRDELGLEHEEEAAMAGEAWEQGPVVLSWADVADSGRLDGFNVVIHEFAHKLDMLNGEPNGYPPLHRDMRADDWAEAFSKAFADLEARIERGDESLPLDPYAAEEPAEFFSVASEAFFELPGNLRQDYPEVYRQLAAFYRQDPAARLSGRPGWL comes from the coding sequence ATGGGGCAGGGGAACATGCAGGGCCTGGTGGCGCGCCTTCGGAGTTGGCAACGACAGCGGGTGCTGCGCCGGGCGGCGCTGCCGGAGCCGCTGTGGCGACGAACCATCGAAGCGCTGCCGCTGCTCCATGGCCTGGACGACACAGAGCTGCAGCGGCTGCGGGAACTGGCCACCCTGTTCCTGCACCACAAGGAAATTCACAGTGTCGCCGATCTCGCCGTTGACGAGGCAATGCGCGTCACGCTGGCGGCCCAGGCGGCATTGCCGATCCTCAACCTGGGTATCGACTGGTACCGGGGCTGGACGACGATCGTGCTCTATCCCGGCGATTTCATCGCCCGGCACCGTTACCGTGACGAACTCGGTCTTGAGCATGAGGAGGAAGCCGCCATGGCCGGCGAGGCCTGGGAGCAGGGGCCCGTGGTGCTGTCCTGGGCCGATGTGGCTGACTCCGGCCGGCTGGATGGCTTCAACGTAGTGATTCACGAGTTCGCCCACAAGCTCGACATGCTCAATGGCGAGCCCAACGGTTACCCCCCGTTGCACCGGGACATGCGCGCCGATGACTGGGCAGAAGCCTTCAGCAAGGCCTTCGCGGATCTTGAAGCCCGCATTGAGCGTGGTGACGAGAGCCTGCCGCTGGACCCTTATGCTGCCGAGGAGCCGGCGGAATTCTTTTCGGTAGCCAGTGAGGCTTTCTTCGAGTTACCAGGCAATTTGCGGCAGGATTATCCGGAGGTCTATCGCCAGCTTGCCGCATTCTACCGCCAGGACCCGGCGGCGCGGCTATCGGGGCGCCCTGGCTGGTTGTAA
- a CDS encoding TraB/GumN family protein gives MTETAAEQGPRTLIEDASSRYTLLGTAHVSRASADEVRTLIRSGDFDAVAIELCATRHQSLMQPDAMANLDLFQVIRQGKAGMVAASLALGAFQQRVAEQSGIEPGAEMRAAIEEARQADLPVMLIDREVGITLRRVYRNVPWWQRFTLISGLLASVISRQTVSAEEIERLKQGDVLESTFTEFAEQSEQLYQPLIAERDQYMALRLREENPDGRYRNVLVVIGAGHLKGLGERLREPAPADPDKRREQLDQVPPGSRWLRFIPWIVVGLVLAGFAIGFSRNTELGMQLLGEWFLINGTLAAIGTIIALAHPLTVVATFIAAPFTSLNPTIGAGFVAAGVEIALRRPTVGHFATLRHDVATPRGWWRNRVSRTLLVFILATLGSAMGTYVAGFRIFERLVGS, from the coding sequence ATGACCGAAACCGCCGCAGAGCAGGGCCCAAGAACGCTGATCGAAGACGCATCGAGCCGCTATACCCTGCTCGGTACCGCGCACGTGTCCCGCGCCAGCGCGGATGAGGTGCGGACGCTGATTCGCTCGGGCGACTTCGACGCCGTCGCCATCGAGCTCTGCGCCACCCGGCACCAGAGCCTGATGCAGCCGGACGCCATGGCGAACCTGGACCTGTTCCAGGTGATCCGCCAGGGCAAGGCGGGCATGGTTGCCGCAAGCCTCGCCCTGGGCGCCTTCCAACAGCGCGTTGCCGAGCAGTCGGGTATCGAGCCGGGCGCAGAGATGCGGGCCGCCATTGAGGAGGCCAGACAAGCGGACTTACCGGTCATGCTCATCGACCGTGAGGTGGGCATCACCCTGCGACGGGTCTACCGTAACGTGCCCTGGTGGCAGCGCTTCACGTTGATTTCCGGCCTGCTCGCCAGCGTGATCTCCCGGCAGACGGTCAGCGCCGAGGAAATCGAGCGCCTGAAACAGGGCGACGTGCTGGAATCGACCTTCACCGAGTTCGCCGAACAATCCGAGCAGCTTTATCAACCGCTGATCGCGGAGCGTGATCAGTACATGGCCCTGCGTCTTCGGGAAGAGAATCCGGACGGACGCTATCGGAATGTACTGGTGGTGATTGGTGCCGGTCACCTGAAAGGACTCGGCGAGCGTCTGCGAGAGCCCGCGCCCGCCGACCCCGACAAGCGCCGCGAACAGCTCGATCAGGTGCCGCCGGGCAGCCGTTGGCTGCGCTTCATCCCCTGGATCGTGGTGGGTCTGGTGCTTGCCGGTTTCGCCATCGGCTTCAGCCGCAATACCGAGCTTGGCATGCAGTTGCTCGGCGAGTGGTTCCTGATCAACGGCACCCTGGCCGCCATCGGCACCATCATCGCACTGGCCCATCCCCTGACCGTGGTTGCCACGTTCATCGCGGCACCGTTCACGTCGCTGAACCCGACCATTGGCGCCGGCTTCGTCGCCGCCGGGGTGGAGATCGCGCTGCGCCGACCCACGGTGGGCCATTTCGCGACCCTGCGCCACGACGTGGCCACACCCAGGGGCTGGTGGCGCAACCGGGTATCACGCACGCTACTGGTCTTCATCCTGGCGACGCTGGGGTCTGCGATGGGTACCTATGTGGCCGGCTTCCGCATTTTCGAACGCCTGGTGGGCAGCTGA
- a CDS encoding peptide chain release factor 3: MTKLSDEAARRRTFAIISHPDAGKTTVTEKLLLFGGAIQVAGTVKGRKAAAHATSDWMEMEKERGISVTSSVMQFPYKDRVVNLLDTPGHADFSEDTYRVLTAVDSALMVIDVAKGVEERTIKLMEVCRLRDTPIMTFINKLDREGREPMELMDEVEDILKIRCAPITWPIGMGKRFKGVYHLYNESIHLFSASAGSKVSEGEIIQGLDSPRLDELFGDMAAELREEIELIQGASNPFDKDAYLRGELTPVFFGSAINNFGIRELLDDFVEHAPPPQPREAEQRAVEPNEEPLTGFVFKIQANMDPNHRDRIAFMRVCSGHFERGMKLKHVRIGKDVRIANAITFMASDRGNVEDAWPGDIIGLHNHGTIQIGDTFTEGEVLKFTGIPNFAPELFRRVVLRDPLRMKQLQKGIVQLCEEGASQLFRPLNTNDLIVGAVGMLQFDVVAHRLKAEYGVEARFEPVNVATARWVTCDDSKMLGDFRRKAAENLSEDVTGNLTYLAPNRVNLDLTRERWPDVRFMATREH, from the coding sequence ATGACCAAGCTATCCGACGAGGCCGCCCGGCGGCGCACATTCGCCATCATCTCCCACCCCGATGCCGGCAAGACCACGGTGACCGAAAAGCTGCTGCTGTTCGGCGGCGCCATCCAGGTGGCGGGTACGGTAAAGGGTCGCAAGGCGGCGGCGCACGCCACCTCCGACTGGATGGAGATGGAGAAGGAGCGCGGCATCTCGGTCACGTCATCGGTGATGCAGTTTCCCTACAAGGATCGGGTGGTCAATCTGCTGGATACGCCGGGCCACGCCGACTTCTCCGAGGACACCTACCGGGTGCTGACGGCGGTGGATTCCGCGCTCATGGTCATTGACGTGGCCAAGGGCGTCGAGGAGCGCACCATCAAGCTGATGGAGGTTTGCCGCCTGCGAGACACCCCCATCATGACTTTCATCAACAAGCTCGATCGCGAGGGCCGCGAGCCCATGGAGCTGATGGATGAAGTGGAGGATATTCTCAAGATTCGCTGTGCCCCCATTACCTGGCCTATCGGTATGGGCAAGCGCTTCAAGGGTGTCTACCACCTGTATAACGAATCCATACACCTGTTCAGTGCCAGTGCCGGCAGCAAGGTATCCGAGGGCGAGATCATCCAGGGGCTCGACAGCCCCCGGCTGGATGAGCTGTTCGGTGATATGGCCGCCGAACTGCGGGAAGAGATCGAACTGATCCAGGGCGCCAGTAACCCCTTCGACAAGGACGCCTACCTGCGCGGCGAACTGACGCCGGTGTTTTTCGGATCGGCAATCAACAATTTCGGTATCCGTGAGTTGCTGGATGATTTCGTCGAGCATGCGCCGCCACCCCAACCACGGGAGGCCGAGCAGCGCGCCGTTGAACCAAACGAGGAGCCACTCACAGGGTTCGTCTTCAAGATCCAGGCGAACATGGATCCGAACCACCGTGACCGGATCGCCTTCATGCGGGTGTGTTCAGGCCACTTCGAGCGCGGCATGAAGCTCAAGCATGTCCGCATCGGCAAGGATGTGCGCATCGCCAACGCCATCACCTTCATGGCCTCGGATCGGGGTAACGTGGAGGACGCCTGGCCTGGCGACATCATCGGCCTGCACAACCATGGCACCATCCAGATCGGCGACACCTTCACCGAGGGCGAGGTGCTCAAGTTCACAGGTATCCCCAATTTCGCACCGGAACTGTTCCGCCGCGTTGTGCTGCGGGACCCGTTGCGCATGAAGCAACTGCAGAAAGGCATCGTCCAGCTGTGCGAGGAAGGCGCTTCGCAGTTGTTCCGCCCCCTGAATACAAACGATCTGATCGTCGGTGCCGTGGGGATGCTGCAGTTCGACGTGGTGGCGCATCGCCTGAAGGCGGAGTACGGGGTGGAGGCCAGGTTCGAGCCGGTCAACGTGGCTACGGCCCGCTGGGTCACCTGCGACGACAGCAAGATGCTGGGGGATTTCCGGCGCAAGGCCGCGGAGAACCTGTCCGAGGACGTGACGGGCAACCTGACCTATCTGGCGCCGAACCGGGTTAATCTGGACCTCACCCGGGAGCGCTGGCCGGACGTGCGCTTCATGGCCACCCGGGAGCACTGA
- a CDS encoding YcgN family cysteine cluster protein encodes MHDSERPFWETKQLDEMTAKEWESLCDGCGRCCVHKLEDEDSGEIAYTDIVCFLFDCDSCRCGDYANRTRRVPDCLQLTPELVRSLPWLPQSCAYRRIEEGRGLAWWHPLVSGSRDTVHAAGASVRGRVILEQHVHPAMVDERITDWPGEDVPDQ; translated from the coding sequence ATGCACGACAGCGAACGTCCCTTCTGGGAAACCAAGCAACTCGACGAAATGACAGCCAAGGAGTGGGAATCGCTGTGTGACGGCTGCGGCCGTTGCTGCGTCCACAAGCTCGAGGACGAGGACAGCGGCGAGATCGCTTACACCGATATCGTCTGCTTCCTGTTTGATTGCGACAGCTGCCGCTGCGGCGACTATGCAAACCGCACGCGCCGCGTACCCGACTGCCTGCAGCTGACGCCCGAACTGGTGCGCAGCCTGCCCTGGTTGCCGCAAAGTTGCGCCTATCGCCGCATCGAGGAGGGCCGCGGGCTGGCCTGGTGGCACCCGCTCGTCTCCGGTAGCCGCGATACCGTTCATGCCGCCGGTGCATCGGTGCGGGGCCGTGTCATCCTGGAGCAGCACGTCCACCCGGCGATGGTGGATGAGCGCATCACCGACTGGCCCGGGGAGGATGTTCCGGACCAATGA
- a CDS encoding DUF938 domain-containing protein yields MNRQPKPWSEACERNRDPILSVLREEFDGAGTVLEIGGGTGQHAVYFAAALPHLVWLPSDRVEYLDGIQAWIEDAALPNALAPVALDVLDHPWPVSRAQWVYSANTAHIMGWDGVEAMFAGTSRVLADGGRFCLYGPFHENGKPTSDSNARFDQLIRARDPASGIRHREDLQQLADQVGLRFKRACPLPANNQILVWERTSR; encoded by the coding sequence ATGAACAGGCAGCCCAAACCCTGGTCCGAGGCCTGCGAGCGCAACCGGGACCCGATCCTCTCGGTGCTCCGCGAGGAGTTCGATGGCGCCGGCACCGTGCTTGAAATCGGCGGCGGAACGGGGCAGCACGCGGTCTACTTCGCCGCCGCACTGCCGCACCTTGTCTGGTTGCCCTCCGACCGTGTCGAGTATCTCGACGGCATCCAGGCCTGGATAGAGGACGCGGCGCTGCCCAACGCCCTGGCACCGGTGGCGCTGGATGTTCTCGACCACCCCTGGCCGGTGAGCCGGGCGCAATGGGTGTATTCGGCCAATACCGCGCACATCATGGGCTGGGACGGCGTCGAGGCCATGTTCGCCGGCACCTCCCGGGTGCTCGCCGACGGCGGACGCTTCTGCCTGTACGGGCCGTTTCACGAGAACGGCAAGCCCACCAGCGACAGCAATGCCCGCTTCGACCAGCTAATCAGGGCAAGGGACCCGGCGAGCGGCATCCGCCATCGTGAGGACCTGCAGCAGCTGGCAGACCAGGTGGGCCTGCGCTTCAAGCGTGCCTGCCCATTGCCGGCCAATAACCAGATCCTGGTCTGGGAGCGGACCAGTCGTTAG
- a CDS encoding sigma-54-dependent transcriptional regulator, producing the protein MSSKAKSRQAEQVLLVEDDRGLRELLTDELRDAGVQVTAVESAEAALDATSKFAPALIISDLRLPGRDGFDLLQEVRAMQDSPAFLIITGFGTISQAVEALKQGADEFLTKPLDLEHFMLCVNRLLETRRLRGEVQRYRGLVSEDHFHGLVGQSRSMQSLYDQIRQLGQAVGPVLVIGESGTGKELVARAVHDESHRASGPFQAVNCAGVPAELLESEFFGHEAGAFTGAVKAHKGLFDQANGGTLFLDELGEMPLALQAKLLRVLQDGVIRPVGGSKEHTVDVRIVAATNRNLEERIEAGEFREDLFYRLETFTLRVPPLRERGEDLELLAALFLTRFAMQMERDIQGFSGDALATLKNYAFPGNVRELQNAVERAVTFCQGDTINVEHLPMRIRGGERRGIPAEAVDQVMRQVSDGPMLPTLAELEHRYIRYVLDQVGGNKRRAAAMLDVSRRTLYRKLDEESGTV; encoded by the coding sequence ATGAGCAGCAAGGCGAAAAGCAGACAAGCTGAGCAGGTTCTATTGGTGGAGGATGATCGCGGTCTGCGCGAATTGTTGACCGATGAGTTACGTGACGCGGGTGTTCAGGTCACGGCGGTTGAAAGCGCCGAGGCCGCACTGGACGCAACGAGCAAGTTCGCCCCCGCGCTTATCATCAGCGATCTGCGTCTGCCCGGGCGTGACGGGTTTGACCTGTTGCAGGAGGTCCGGGCCATGCAGGATAGCCCGGCATTTTTGATCATTACCGGATTCGGCACCATTTCACAGGCAGTGGAGGCCTTGAAGCAGGGTGCCGACGAGTTCCTGACCAAGCCGCTGGACCTCGAGCATTTCATGTTGTGTGTGAATCGCCTGCTTGAGACGCGCCGCCTCCGCGGCGAAGTCCAGCGCTACCGAGGCCTTGTCAGCGAGGATCACTTTCACGGGCTGGTGGGGCAGAGCCGCAGCATGCAGAGCCTGTACGACCAGATTCGCCAACTCGGCCAGGCCGTGGGGCCTGTCCTGGTGATTGGCGAGAGCGGAACCGGCAAGGAGCTGGTGGCGCGGGCAGTGCACGATGAGTCCCATCGCGCCTCTGGTCCGTTCCAGGCGGTGAACTGCGCCGGGGTTCCGGCAGAGTTGCTGGAGAGCGAGTTCTTCGGCCACGAGGCGGGCGCCTTTACAGGCGCGGTGAAGGCGCACAAGGGGCTATTCGATCAGGCCAACGGCGGCACGCTGTTCCTCGACGAACTCGGCGAGATGCCCCTGGCCCTGCAGGCCAAGCTGTTGCGGGTGCTGCAGGATGGCGTCATCCGCCCGGTGGGGGGCAGCAAGGAGCACACCGTGGATGTGCGCATCGTTGCCGCGACCAATCGCAACCTGGAAGAGCGCATTGAAGCCGGTGAATTCCGCGAGGACCTGTTCTATCGCCTGGAGACGTTCACACTGCGGGTGCCGCCGCTGCGGGAGCGGGGTGAAGACCTGGAATTGCTGGCGGCGCTGTTCCTCACCCGCTTCGCCATGCAGATGGAGCGCGACATCCAGGGTTTCTCCGGCGATGCCCTTGCCACCTTGAAGAACTACGCCTTTCCCGGCAACGTCCGCGAGCTGCAGAATGCCGTCGAGCGCGCCGTGACGTTCTGCCAGGGCGACACCATCAACGTGGAACATCTGCCAATGCGGATTCGCGGCGGTGAGCGGCGGGGCATACCCGCCGAGGCCGTGGACCAGGTGATGCGACAGGTGTCGGACGGCCCGATGCTGCCCACGCTGGCGGAGCTGGAGCACCGTTATATCCGCTACGTGCTGGATCAGGTGGGTGGCAACAAGCGACGGGCAGCCGCCATGCTGGATGTGAGTCGCCGGACGCTCTATCGGAAGCTGGATGAGGAGAGCGGCACCGTCTAA